One segment of Nerophis lumbriciformis linkage group LG35, RoL_Nlum_v2.1, whole genome shotgun sequence DNA contains the following:
- the npy7r gene encoding neuropeptide Y receptor Y7 → MSPRESSNSTGWEPDETDVWNQANGSMDSNLHGFHIDVTKHIGVQITLIAAYSLIILLGLLGNALVVYMIIRYRNMRTVTNFFIANLALADLLVDTLCLPFTLVYTLLDEWKFGAVLCHMVPFAQALSVYVSILTMTVIALERYRCIVFHLGQRLTWHSSFLIMAFTWTTSAVLAAPLAIFREYRQEEIPSINLHILVCSEKWPHVTSSVIYSLSMLLLQYISPLAIISYAYICIWVKLKNHISPSTRNDSIARRKKTTKMLALVVVVFAICWLPFHVFQLASDLDLVLRLEEYKLIYTVFHIVAMCSTCTNPLLYGWMNKNYRNGFLMVFRCQDKPDSFHPEGSFRTRSTRRLTLNGRNGGHPPTAV, encoded by the coding sequence ATGAGTCCCCGGGAGTCGTCCAACAGCACGGGATGGGAGCCCGACGAAACGGACGTGTGGAACCAGGCGAATGGGAGCATGGATTCCAACCTGCACGGATTCCACATAGACGTCACCAAGCACATCGGGGTGCAGATCACCCTGATCGCGGCCTATTCCTTAATCATCCTGCTGGGCCTGCTGGGGAACGCTCTGGTGGTCTACATGATCATCCGCTACAGGAACATGCGCACGGTCACCAACTTCTTCATAGCCAACTTGGCGCTGGCCGACCTCCTGGTGGACACCCTGTGCCTGCCCTTCACGCTGGTCTACACCCTGCTGGACGAGTGGAAGTTCGGCGCCGTGCTGTGCCACATGGTGCCCTTCGCCCAGGCACTGAGCGTGTACGTGTCCATCCTGACCATGACCGTCATCGCCCTGGAGCGCTACCGCTGCATCGTTTTCCACCTGGGTCAGCGCCTCACCTGGCACTCCAGCTTTCTCATCATGGCGTTCACGTGGACTACCTCGGCGGTGCTGGCGGCGCCCCTGGCCATCTTCCGAGAGTACCGGCAAGAAGAGATCCCCTCCATCAATCTGCACATCCTAGTGTGCTCCGAGAAGTGGCCGCACGTCACCAGCAGCGTCATATACAGCCTCTCCATGCTGCTCCTGCAGTACATCAGCCCTTTAGCCATCATCAGTTACGCTTACATTTGCATCTGGGTCAAGCTGAAGAACCACATTAGCCCGTCTACACGCAACGATAGCATCGCTCGGCGTAAAAAGACCACCAAAATGTTGGcgctggtggtggtggtgtttgCAATCTGCTGGCTGCCCTTCCATGTGTTCCAGCTGGCCAGCGATCTGGACCTGGTGCTCAGGTTAGAGGAGTACAAACTGATATACACCGTCTTCCATATCGTGGCCATGTGTTCCACTTGCACCAACCCGCTGCTGTACGGATGGATGAATAAAAACTACAGAAATGGCTTCCTAATGGTCTTCCGCTGCCAGGATAAGCCAGATTCTTTCCACCCCGAGGGCTCCTTCCGGACTCGCTCCACCAGGCGGTTAACGCTCAACGGCCGCAACGGCGGACACCCACCCACTGCGGTGTGA